GGCGTCATTGAGTTGCTGAATAGGGCATTTGATGGTCATTGGCTCCCCAATGACCTGGGGGATGCGGCGTATTACTACATTAGGAATAGGGGTAAGATGATAAGGCCCACGCTCGTGCTACTCACTGCATACTCACTGAGGGGTAATGTGGGCAATGCCATACTGCCCGCAGCCTCTGTGGAATTAATACACATAGCATCATTACTGCAGGATGACATAATGGATAGGCAGATGGTGAGGAGGGGTGTTAAGACACCGTACAGTATTTATGGGCCCAACATGGCCATGCTAGCCAGTGACCTGGCCATAGCCAAGGCCGTGGAGTACGCCATTCGGAGTGGTGATAATGACATAGTCTTTGAATTATTGAACGCATCCATTAAGTTGGCTGCTGGTCAGGGGTTTGAGATGGAGCTCTCGGGTAAGGACTCAATAACAATTGATGATTACATGAGGCTCGTTTATAACAAGACCGCAGCCCTCATAGAATCCTCAATGGTAGTGGGCGCCTACTCAGTGGGCGTTAAGGACCCCAGCACCATTAATGTGCTGAGGGATGTGGGGCGTAATGTGGGGCTCGCCTTCCAGGTGAGAGATGACGTAATTGACTACCAAAACCTGGACCCGGGCAACCCCATGGTTTTTGATGATGAGGTGAACATAGTGAAGATACTGATTAAGGAGGGGCTCGACATGGCCTCCTCAATAGCCAGGGCCAGGTCCATGGTGAACGAACTGCTAGACAATGCCGTAAGGGGGCTTAGTGGGTTGATTGATGGGTCCAACGTCCTTATTAAGTACATAAACCTGCTTAGGATTTAAAAGATTAATACTTGCGCGGGCGCCATAGCCCATGGGGTATTACTACGTAAAATAAATCAACCCAAAATTTAAACCCAGGTAAAAGAACCCCTGATGAGCGAGGTAATAGTCATAGATGACATGGCAATAAGGTATGAGGACCTCTTCAGGGCCCCGGAGAAGGATGGGGCCGTGGTCTCGGTGAGGGTCCATAAATCCGTTAAGGAGCTCCTGGTGAGGCTGGCCCAGAGGGAGGGGCTTGATGGGGTTTCCGAGCTACTAAGGTACCTGGTGGCTGGTTACATAATGGGTAAGTACAAACTGGTCCATCCAGAACCCAGGGTATTGGCACAACCCATATTCCTAAACGTGAACGTAAACAAAACCCAGGGCAAGGACTCCATAGAGCCCGAGCAGGTAATGGTTAAGGTTGAGATTGACGAATTAATAAAGGAGTCCATACAAGCCATTGAGAAGGTCAAGGCAGGGATCATAAACCCAAGGGGCAATGAGTACCTGAGGAAACTAAGGAATAAGGTGGTTAGGTACATGGTAAAAGCGCTGAAGTACAGGATGGAGGATGAATACGAAAAACTAAAAACAATACAAACCACACTAACCACAATACTCGAGGAATAAACAAAGAAAGAACTTAAAAGCAGCAACGAAAACTATACGCACAGGGCTATGTCATAGCCGGGGTGGCCGAGCCAGGCCCAAGGCGCGGGACTTGAGATCCCGTCCCCGCAAGGGGGCCCGGGTTCAAATCCCGGCCCCGGCACCAAATCATTAATTATTCCTTACGTGCGATTTGTGGTGCTTAATGTTGATGTATATGTGGTTTTGTTTAATATTATATGAAAGATTGCAGGTAGAATTCTGTGAATATTTTAATGAGACCATAAATCTTATTAATTCTTATTTCTCGAATATTAGGGGTTATTTTTTATTTAGTTATGATTTCTATTTGTGTTCCCTGGGCTAGGGTGTCGTGTACTGGGCATCTCTCTTCAGCTTCCTTTATTATGCTGTTTATTACGTCCTTCGGCGCTGTTGTTGATATGCTGAGTTCTATTCTTATGCGTGTTAGGCCGGCTCTTCCAGTTTTTACTATTCCTCCGAATCTAGCGGGGTTTAATGAACCGGTTATTGTTAGTTGCATTGTGTCTATTTTGATGCCCCTTTCCTTGGCTATTTTCCTAATTGTTACGTTCATGCACCCGGCTAAGGCGAGTAGTAGGTATTCTATTGGGTTTGGTGCTGTATTTGTACCTCCGGCCTCCTCTGGTTCATCTACTATTACCTTGAAGTTTCTGATGGAGGCCTCTATCTTGGTGTCGGATATTGATACTGCGGTTACGCTGAAAGAGACTTCAGGTGGCGGTGGTAATCCAGGTAATACTTCATGTGGTTTTTCAATTAGTTCCTTGAGTTTACCTAAGAATTGGGCGCCTACGTAGCCGTCAATTACCCTGTGATCGAGGGTTAAGCTGAGTGGTAGTAGTTTTTTACCGTTAATGTCCCTGATTTTTCCAATACCGAGTATTGCGACCTCTGGGGGATTTATTATTGGTGTGAAGTAAGTGACTTCGGTCATTCCTAAGTTACTTATTGTGAATGTGGACCCAGTTAATTCCTCTGGTGTGGCTTTGCCCTGTCTAACGTCGTCAACGACCTTCCTAATGTTCTTAGTGAGTGTGTCGAGGTCCATTGTGTCGGCATTCTTGACTACACCAACGAAGAGTCCTTGGTCTGTTTGTATTCCGATGCCAAGGTGTACGTGGTTGAATACTCTGATTTCGTCGTTAACAACATGGGCATTAAGGTTTGGGAATTCCTTGAGAGCCTTGATTACGATGTATGAGAGTAGTTCTGTGTATGAGTAATCCCTGAACCTCAACTCCCTGAGCCTTACTAACTCTGTGGCGTCAACATCTGTGTGCAATGTATACTGTGCCGCTGTTCTCAAGCTTTCAGTCATTCTATCGGCAATTACCTTCCTGACACCTCCAATCTTAATTACCGAGTATTCCTCAACCTTTGGTGCAATGACTTGTGGTGCGGGTTGCGGTATAGGTGCTGGTGTTGGGGTTGGTGGTGCAGCTACCTCTTCAATCTCTGCCAGTGGGTCGCCTGGCTTGACCCTAGTGCCCTTCTGGGCTATTATTCTTGTTAATTTACCGTCAACTGGGCTTTCTACTATGTATGTGGCTTTAATCACCATTATTTGGCATAAGGGTTCTTTCTTTTTAACGAGGTCTCCTTCCTTTTTATACCACTCTGTTATAACCCCTGGCCCGTACCTATCGTAATTCCAGAGATTGGGCACTGTAACAAGCATAGTTATTGCATTTGCATCAAAGTAGGAATTTTTAAATATTAGCTCTAGAGCTTTAGTATTGATGCCGTTAATTAATGAGTATAAGGCTAAGAAGGGCTTGATAAGGGTTAGATTAAGACTTAGTGATGATGGTAGGATATCTTGGATTAGAATAACGGGTGATTTCTTCATGTATCCTGAGGAGGCCTTACTCATGCTTGAGAGGTCATTGGTTGGGGTCAAGTTTAGTAGGGATGAGGTTAGTAGGGTTATTCATGGATTTTTCAGTAGTGGTGTTAAGGTTCCCTTTGTGACTGAGGAGGACTTTGTAGAGGCAATAATGGGTGTTCACGATGAGGGTTAGGCTCGTCGAGCATGAGTTTCTGGATAATCCAAGGATGAGCCTGGCGGTTGAGGAGGCTATTTTTAGGCTTATGATTCTTGGTAAATCACCACCAACCTTCTGGTTTTGGAGGCATAGGAATGCTGTGATTATAGGTAAGTTTCAGATCGCGGAGGAGGAGGTTAACATGGATGTTGCTCAACAGTACGGTGTGCAAATAGCCAAGAGGGATACTGGTGGTGGTGCTGTGTATCAGGATCTCGGGAACTTGATATATTCAGTGATAATACCTGATGTCTACGGGGTCAGTAATGATGTTGTTAAAATGTATGAGATAATGATAAACCCGGTACTATTAGCATTTAAGAAGCTTGGTGTTAAGGCTGAGAGTCCTGGGCTTAATGATGTTGAGATTAATAATAGGAAAGTCCTTGGTTCAGCCGCGAGTTTAAGGGAGGGTTTTGTGCTCTTTCACGCAACTATGCTCATAAGGAGTAACCTGGATATGCTTGCCAAGGTCCTTAAGGTTCCGCGTACGAAACTTCAAGATAAGGGTGTTACTCAAGTTAGTCATAGGGTTGGTAATATTTATGATCTAACAGGTAAGGATATGGATGAGGTTAAGGAGGCATTGTTAAAGGGTTACTCGGAGTACCTGGGCTTTGAGTTTTACAAGGATGAGTTAACAGAACGTGAGCTCAAGCTTGGTGAGTACTTGTACCATAATAAGTATAATAGGCCTGAGTGGGTTTTTAGTAGGGAGTTTATTAATGTCGAGATCCCCAGAGAATTAATTGAATGATTCAAAGAATCCCCTTTCCCTCGCTATACTAAGGGTTTTCTTGTAATCAATAATAAATGGGCCACTCCTAATAGCCTCGACTGTTAAATCACTCCCTGGATCGACCAGGAACTCCCTCTCACCATCTAGGGCTATTAATGTTGAGCCAGGGCTCAAATGAATTCTCTCTCCAAGTCTCACCTCCCTAACCTCTGCAATACTAATTTTGCTCATTTTACCTGGTGTTATTGCAGCCCTGAATGACTTACCGGCTCCATTCCTTGATAATCTAACGTACACAGCCTCATCATTCTCATGCCCAACCTCCTTAAATAAGCCGGCTATTGATGATAAGCCAATGTTATACGGAGCACAGAGTACAGCAAATACCTCCCTTATGTACTCGGGTTCCCAAATTGCCCTGGCACCTACGTATTGGTACGATGTAGATACTACATCGACTATCGCCACATCCCTGTATTCACCGTCCTCATAAACCCTAATAACCTTACTCTTATATGTGCCCTCTTCAATTTTAACGTAACCAAGCACTATGGCTGCGACAGCCTCTGCTGCGACGGTGGCCTCTATCATGTATGGGAATACATTATTCGTACCAGTCGATATGGGCATGACGGGTACCTCAATACCTGTCTTAGCAATTATCCTATTAGTCCCATCACCACCAAGGACTATTAACGCGTCAATCTTACCAATCATATACCTAACGGCATCGTACGTATCCACCCAGGTACCACTAACCCTTATTGGTGCGTACTCGTATTCAATATCCTCAATAGCATTATTTGGTAATGAGTGAAGTGCCGTGGTTACGATGCCATCGGGTTCGGGCATTATTATGTACCTGTTAATACCGAGGTCAAGAAAGGTCATTATTAATTTACGCACAATGTTCATCTTCTCAGAATTATCAAAAACACTGGCATAGGCAACCAATCTTCTAATATCCCTACCAGCCTGTGGGTTAACTACGAGGCCCACCACGGGGCTTCTAGGCATTAATGAGCATGTATCTATTATTATTTATTTACTTTATGTTACAAATTACATTCATGATCCGTAGACATTACGAATAAGATAAAACTTAAAAAGAAGTGAAATTAGAAATATTACTATGGCACAGAGAGAGGAGTTAAGTAAGGATAAGCTTATGTGGATGTATGAGACTATGGTCAAGATAAGGCTCCATGAAAATAAGGCCGCTGAGCTCTTCGCTCAGGGTAAGATTAAGGGTTTTGTACATTTGTATGTTGGTGAGGAGGCTGTGGCAACTGGTGTTATGGCTGCATTAAAGCCTGGTGATGTGATTACAGGGACTCATAGGAGTCATGGTCACTATATTGCCAAGGGTGGCGATCTAAAGGCATCCTTTGCGGAATTATTTGGTAAAAGGACAGGTAGTAATAAGGGTAAGGGTGGTTCAATGCATATTGCTGATCCAGGTATCGGTATGCTTGGTGCCAATGGAATGGTTGGTGGCGGTATACCACATGCGGTTGGTGCTGCGTTGGCCTTTAAGTTATTGGGTAAGGATAATGTGGCCGTTGCCTTCTTTGGAGAGGGTGGTTCAAACCAACAGAACTTCCATGAGGCAATTAACCTAGCCGCAATTTGGAAGCTTCCTGTGGTATTTGTCTGTGAAAATAATTTATACCAAATATCGCTTCATTACTCAAAGCAGCAATTAATAACTAGCGTTGCCGAGAGAGGTAAGGCCTATGGAATACCTGGTGTCAGTGTTGATGGTCAGGACGTACTGGCAGTTTATGAGGCTGCTAGGGAGGCTGTTGAGAGGGCTAGGAGGGGTGAAGGACCAACACTAATTGAGGCTAAGACGTATAGGTTCAGGGGCCACTTTGAGGGTGATCCCGAGGTTTATAGGTCTAAGGAGGAGGTTGAGTGGTGGATTAATAATAAGGACCCAATAAAGTTATTCGAGAAGTACCTGTTAGAGAGAAATATAGCTACTAGGGATGAACTTGACGCGGTATGGAAGCGCGTGGCTAAGGAGATTGAGGATGCTGTGAAGTTCGC
This is a stretch of genomic DNA from Vulcanisaeta thermophila. It encodes these proteins:
- a CDS encoding polyprenyl synthetase family protein — protein: MVTLVLGLMAVISPAKYLDLLPGEVREALNGVIELLNRAFDGHWLPNDLGDAAYYYIRNRGKMIRPTLVLLTAYSLRGNVGNAILPAASVELIHIASLLQDDIMDRQMVRRGVKTPYSIYGPNMAMLASDLAIAKAVEYAIRSGDNDIVFELLNASIKLAAGQGFEMELSGKDSITIDDYMRLVYNKTAALIESSMVVGAYSVGVKDPSTINVLRDVGRNVGLAFQVRDDVIDYQNLDPGNPMVFDDEVNIVKILIKEGLDMASSIARARSMVNELLDNAVRGLSGLIDGSNVLIKYINLLRI
- a CDS encoding CopG family transcriptional regulator, whose product is MSEVIVIDDMAIRYEDLFRAPEKDGAVVSVRVHKSVKELLVRLAQREGLDGVSELLRYLVAGYIMGKYKLVHPEPRVLAQPIFLNVNVNKTQGKDSIEPEQVMVKVEIDELIKESIQAIEKVKAGIINPRGNEYLRKLRNKVVRYMVKALKYRMEDEYEKLKTIQTTLTTILEE
- a CDS encoding CatA-like O-acetyltransferase; translation: MLVTVPNLWNYDRYGPGVITEWYKKEGDLVKKKEPLCQIMVIKATYIVESPVDGKLTRIIAQKGTRVKPGDPLAEIEEVAAPPTPTPAPIPQPAPQVIAPKVEEYSVIKIGGVRKVIADRMTESLRTAAQYTLHTDVDATELVRLRELRFRDYSYTELLSYIVIKALKEFPNLNAHVVNDEIRVFNHVHLGIGIQTDQGLFVGVVKNADTMDLDTLTKNIRKVVDDVRQGKATPEELTGSTFTISNLGMTEVTYFTPIINPPEVAILGIGKIRDINGKKLLPLSLTLDHRVIDGYVGAQFLGKLKELIEKPHEVLPGLPPPPEVSFSVTAVSISDTKIEASIRNFKVIVDEPEEAGGTNTAPNPIEYLLLALAGCMNVTIRKIAKERGIKIDTMQLTITGSLNPARFGGIVKTGRAGLTRIRIELSISTTAPKDVINSIIKEAEERCPVHDTLAQGTQIEIITK
- a CDS encoding lipoate protein ligase C-terminal domain-containing protein translates to MPLINEYKAKKGLIRVRLRLSDDGRISWIRITGDFFMYPEEALLMLERSLVGVKFSRDEVSRVIHGFFSSGVKVPFVTEEDFVEAIMGVHDEG
- a CDS encoding lipoate--protein ligase family protein; translation: MRVRLVEHEFLDNPRMSLAVEEAIFRLMILGKSPPTFWFWRHRNAVIIGKFQIAEEEVNMDVAQQYGVQIAKRDTGGGAVYQDLGNLIYSVIIPDVYGVSNDVVKMYEIMINPVLLAFKKLGVKAESPGLNDVEINNRKVLGSAASLREGFVLFHATMLIRSNLDMLAKVLKVPRTKLQDKGVTQVSHRVGNIYDLTGKDMDEVKEALLKGYSEYLGFEFYKDELTERELKLGEYLYHNKYNRPEWVFSREFINVEIPRELIE
- a CDS encoding NAD(+)/NADH kinase, which translates into the protein MPRSPVVGLVVNPQAGRDIRRLVAYASVFDNSEKMNIVRKLIMTFLDLGINRYIIMPEPDGIVTTALHSLPNNAIEDIEYEYAPIRVSGTWVDTYDAVRYMIGKIDALIVLGGDGTNRIIAKTGIEVPVMPISTGTNNVFPYMIEATVAAEAVAAIVLGYVKIEEGTYKSKVIRVYEDGEYRDVAIVDVVSTSYQYVGARAIWEPEYIREVFAVLCAPYNIGLSSIAGLFKEVGHENDEAVYVRLSRNGAGKSFRAAITPGKMSKISIAEVREVRLGERIHLSPGSTLIALDGEREFLVDPGSDLTVEAIRSGPFIIDYKKTLSIARERGFFESFN
- a CDS encoding thiamine pyrophosphate-dependent dehydrogenase E1 component subunit alpha codes for the protein MAQREELSKDKLMWMYETMVKIRLHENKAAELFAQGKIKGFVHLYVGEEAVATGVMAALKPGDVITGTHRSHGHYIAKGGDLKASFAELFGKRTGSNKGKGGSMHIADPGIGMLGANGMVGGGIPHAVGAALAFKLLGKDNVAVAFFGEGGSNQQNFHEAINLAAIWKLPVVFVCENNLYQISLHYSKQQLITSVAERGKAYGIPGVSVDGQDVLAVYEAAREAVERARRGEGPTLIEAKTYRFRGHFEGDPEVYRSKEEVEWWINNKDPIKLFEKYLLERNIATRDELDAVWKRVAKEIEDAVKFAEESPYPSPEELYEDVFAKPTNGVLVWRWD